GGGCACCGAGGAGACCGAGGCGGCGCCGCAGAGCGGTTCGCGCCGTCGCCGTCGCCGCCGCGGTGAGGCCGTCGAGACCGAGCCGGCCGCGACACCCGTCACGCTGCCCGCCGAGGAGACCCCCGAGGACGAGCACGAGGAGGACCGGGCCGACACCGGCGCCGAGCACGAGGGCGAGGGTGACGAGGCCGACGAGTACGGCGACCGGCCCTCCCGCCGTCGCCGCCGCGGTGGCCGCCGCCGCCGTCGTGGCGAGGCCGGTGACCCGGAGGACACCGAGCAGCACGACGAACCCGTGAGCGGGGCCGCCGAGGCATCCGACGAGGAGCGGCAGGACCGGGACGACGAGGAGGAGGACGACGAGTCCGGCCCCTCCGGCTCCAGCAGCAGCCGCCGTCGCCGTCGCCGTCGCCGCCGCAGCTCGGACGCCGCGTCCGAGGAGGCGGCCACGGGCTCGGACGACCCGGAGCGTACGGTCGTCAAGGTCCGGGAGCCGCGCAAGAAGGAGGCGGAGCGCGAGCCGGGTACCGGCTTCGACGAGGTCCGGTCCATCAAGGGCTCGACCCGTATGGAGGCCAAGAAGCAGCGCCGCCGCGAAGGGCGCGAGCAGGGCCGCCGCCGTGTGCCGATCATCACCGAGGCCGAGTTCCTGGCCCGCCGCGAGGCGGTCGAGCGGGTCATGGTCGTCCGCCAGAGCGGCGAGCGCACCCAGATCGGCGTCCTCGAGGACAACGTGCTCGTCGAGCACTACGTCAACAAGGAGCAGGCCACCAGCTACGTCGGCAACGTCTACCTGGGCAAGGTGCAGAACGTCCTGCCGTCCATGGAGGCGGCGTTCGTCGACATCGGCAAGGGGCGCAACGCCGTCCTGTACGCCGGTGAGGTCAACTTCGAGGCGCTCGGCATGGCCCACGGGCCGCGCCGCATCGAGAGCGCGCTGAAGTCCGGCCAGTCGGTCCTCGTCCAGGTGACCAAGGACCCGATCGGCCACAAGGGCGCCCGGCTGACCAGCCAGGTCTCGCTGCCCGGCCGCTACCTGGTCTATGTGCCCGAGGGCTCGATGACCGGTATCAGCCGCAAGCTGCCCGACACCGAGCGCGCCCGGCTGAAGACCATCCTCAAGAAGATCGTTCCCGAGGACGCGGGTGTCATCGTGCGCACCGCCGCCGAGGGCGCGAGCGAGGAGGAGCTGCGCCGCGACGTCGAGCGGCTGCAGGGCCAGTGGGAAGAGATCCAGAAGAAGTCGAAGAGCACCACCAGCTCCAACGCGCCGACCCTGCTGTACGGCGAGCCGGACATGACGGTGCGGGTCGTCCGCGACATCTTCAACGAGGACTTCTCGAAGGTGATCGTCAGCGGTGACGACGCGTGGGAGACCATCCACGGATATGTCTCGCAGGTGGCGCCGGACCTCGTGGACCGGCTGTCGCGGTGGACGTCCGAGGTCGACGTCTTCGCGACGTACCGGATCGACGAGCAGCTGATGAAGGCGCTGGACCGGAAGGTCTACCTGCCCAGCGGCGGCTCGCTGGTGATCGACAAGACCGAGGCGATGGTCGTCGTCGACGTCAACACCGGAAAGTTCACCGGGCAGGGCGGGAACCTCGAGGAGACCGTCACCAAGAACAACCTGGAGGCGGCCGAGGAGATCGTGCGCCAGCTGCGGCTGCGCGACCTCGGCGGCATCGTGGTCGTCGACTTCATCGACATGGTCCTGGAGTCCAACCGGGACCTCGTCCTGCGGCGGCTGCTGGAATGCCTGGGCCGGGACCGCACCAAGCACCAGGTCGCCGAGGTCACCTCGCTGGGCCTGGTCCAGATGACCCGTAAGCGCGTGGGGCAGGGTCTGCTGGAGTCCTTCTCCGAGACCTGCGTCCACTGCAACGGACGCGGTGTCATCGTGCACATGGAGCAGCCGGCGTCCACGGGCGGCGGGGGCGGCAAGAAGTCCAAGAAGCGCGGCCGGGGCGGCGCCGGGCACGACCACGAGCACGAGCACGCCGACCGCCACGAGCAGGAGCACGCCGCCGCGCACGACGGGCACGAGGAGCCCGCCGAGACGGAGGCCGAGGTGGCGGCCGAGGCAGCCGCCCCGGTGGCGCTGCCCGAGCCGGAGTTCGGCGCGGACGAGGAGCTGTACAGCAGCCCGGCCGAGGCCGAGGCGGCGGCCCGTGGCCGCGGACGTCGGCGTGGCGGCCGCAAGGCGACGGCCCCGGCCGGTGCCCCGCAGACCGCACCGGCACCGGCACCGGTGGCCGAGCCCGTCGCGGCGTCCGAGGCACGGCCCGAGCCGGCCGTGGAACCGGCGACGGCGGAGGCACCGGAACCGGCGGCCCCGGAACCGGCGGCACCGTCCGAGCCGGCACCGGGTGACGGAGCCGAGGCCCCGGCCGAGGCAGCGCCCCCGGCCCGGACGCGGCGCAGGGCGACCCGTAAGGCGACCGCTCCGGCGGGCTCGCCCAAGCAGGCCGACGTGCCGCAGCCGGTCCAGCCGGTCTCGCCCGCGGCGGAGCCCGTCGCGGCCGAGGACCCGGTCGCTCCGGCGGCCGAGCCGCCTGCCCGTCCGCAGGACGAGGCATCCGTCCAGGAGACCGCGCCCGAGGCTCCGGCCGCCGAGGAGGAGGCCGCACCGGTCGCCGCCCCGCCGCGCGCACGGCGCCGGGTGACCCGCAAGGTCACCGCCCCGGCGGGTTCGCCCGCCGGCGCCGGGGAGGCCGAGGTCGTCGTGGTGACGGGTGCGCCCGCCGCCGGTACCTCCGAGGCCGCCCCGGTGGCGGAGGACGGGGGGGAGGCAGCCCCGGCCCCGGCCAAGAAGACGGTCCGCAAGACCGCCAAGAAGGCCCCGGCCAAGAAGGCGACCGCGAAGAAGACGGCCGCCAAGACCACGGCGGCCAAGACGACGGCCGCCAAGTCCACAGCCGCGAAGAAGACGACGGCGAAGAAGGCCACGACGAAGAAGGCCACGACGAAGAAGACGACGGCGAAGAAGACCGTCGCCGCCGAGCAGTCGTCGCCCTCCGTGACCGCCTCGGCCCCGCCCGAGGAGGGCTGACCCCGGCCCGGCCGGGCGTCTCCAGCCCGGCCGGGTGTGATCCGTGTCCCGTTCTCACAAGGTGAGGGCGGGACACGGCCTTTGTTTCAGAATTGATGCAGAGGCTGGTTAACGGGCCCGAAATCACCGGAGAAATCCCTGATAATCTGACGACGGTCGCTGACTGTGAAGTTCCTGTAGGAGCGTCACGGAAGGTGACCAACCCGGTTCAGGACAGACCGGGCCCAGAAATTCTCGGTAGGGCGTCGGCATGTGCCGGTGGGGTTAAGCGCGGCCTCGTAGGACGTCCCGCAGCGCCCCGTGCCTCTGCCTGCGAAGAGCTCTTGCGGTGTTCAAGGAGGACGTCCATGACGAGCATCAACGAGCAGCCGATTCCTGCTGCGCGTCCGGTCATCGGTGAGGAAGAGATCGAGGCCGCCGTCCGCGTCCTGCGCAGCGGACGTGTGGTCCAGGGGCCCGAGGTCGCGGCGTTCGAGGAAGGTTTCTCCGGTCTGGTCGAGGGACGCCACTGCGTCGCCGTCAACTCCGGTACCTCCGCCCTGCACCTGCTGCTGCTCGCCCTCGGTATCGGTCCGGGCGACGAGGTGATCGTCCCCTCCTTCTCCTTCGCGGCCTCCGCGAACGCCGTCCGCCTGGTCGGAGCCGACGTCGTCTTCGCCGACATCGAGCCCGGCAGCTTCGGCCTGGACCCGGCCGCCGTCGAGGCCGCCGTCACCCCGCGCACCGCCGCGGTCATGCCGGTGCACCTCTACGGCCACCCGGCGGCGATGGACAAGATCATGCCCATCGCACGCAAGCACAAGCTGGCGGTCGTCGAGGACGCCTGCCAGGCGCACGCCGCGTCCCTGAACGGCACCCCGGTCGGCGCCTTCGGCGAAGGCGGAACGTTCAGCTTCTACCCGACCAAGAACATGCACGCCCTGGAGGGCGGCATGGTCACCACCGCCGACCCCGAACTCGCCCGGACCCTGCGCCTCCTGCGGAACCAGGGCATGGAGCAGCGGTACGCCAACGAGATCGTCGGCGCCAACATGCGCATGACGGACGTGGCCGCCGCCGTCGGCCGCGTACAGCTGGGCAAGGTCGGCGGCTGGACCGAGCAGCGCCGCGCCAACGCCGCGTACCTCGACGCGCACATCACCGCTCCGGCCGTCACCACCCCGCCGGTCGCCGAGGGCGCCCGGCACGTCTACCACCAGTACACGATCCGGGTGCGGGGCGACCGGGACGCCGCGATGGCGAAGCTCACCGAGGCGGGCATCGGCAACGCCGTCTACTACCCGACGCCGATCCACCGGCTCAAGCCCTACTGGGAGCCGGACCAGAAGGCCGGACGCCACTGGGACCTGCCCGAGACCGAGCGGGCGGCGGCCGAGGTCGTCTCCCTGCCCGTGCACCCCTCGCTCACCGAGGGCGACCTGGCCCGGATCGCCGACGCCGTGAACGCGCTGGGGGAGAACCTGTGACCGCCGTACTCAGGGCAGGTCTCATCGGCCTGGGCTCGATGGGGCGCAACCACGCCCGTATCCTCGCCGGTCTCGACGGGGTCGCCCTGGTCGGCGTCGTCGACCCGATGGGCGACAAGAACGGTTTCGCCCAGGGTGCCCCCGTCCTCGGCACCGTCGAGGAACTCCTCGCCCTGGGCATCGACTACGCGGTCGTGGCCTGCCCGACCGCCCTGCACGAGCCGGTCGGCCTCCAGCTCGCGGAGGCCGGGGTCTGCGCGCTGATCGAGAAGCCGCTGGCCGACAGCGTCGAGGGCGCCCGCCGTCTGGTCGAGGCCTTCGAGACGCGCGGCCTGGTCGCCGGCGTCGGCCACATCGAACGCTGCAACCCTGCCCTGCGCTCACTGCGCACCCGGCTGGAGGCCGGCGAACTCGGCGACGTCTACCAGGTGGTGACGCGCCGTCAGGGCCCCTTCCCGCACCGCATCGCCGACGTCGGCGTGGTCAAGGACCTGGCCACGCACGACATCGACCTGACGGGCTGGGTCACGGGGCAGTCGTACACCTCGATCGCGGCCCACACGGTGTCGAAGTCCGGCCGCCCGCACGAGGACATGGTCTCCGCGGTGGGCCAGCTCTCCGACGGCACGATGGTCAACCACCTGGTCAACTGGCTGAGCCCGCTCAAGGAGCGGTTCACCTCGGTCACCGGCGCCCGCGGCTGCTACATCGCCGACACGCTCACCGCCGACCTGACGTTCCACTCCAACGCCGCCGTGGCCACCGAGTGGGAGGCGCTGCGCGCGTTCCGCGGTGTCTCCGAGGGCGACATGATCCGCTACGCCATCCCCAAGCGCGAACCGCTGCTCGTCGAGCACGAACTGTTCCGCGACGCGGTGCTGGGGAAGCCGGCCGACATCTGCACCCTCCAGCAGGGACTGCAGACGGTCGAGGTGGCGGCGGCGGTGCTGGAGTCCGCGTCGACCGGCAGCGCCGTACGGCTCGGCGGGCGTGACAGCGCGCCCGGGGGCGTGGCCAGTTGACCGCACCCGACGTCACCGTCGTCGTGGCGGTGTACAACACGATGCCGTACCTCACCGAGTGCCTGAACTCACTGGTGGAGCAGAGCATCGGCGTGGACCGGCTCGAAGTGGTCGCCGTGGACGACGGGTCGACCGACGGGAGCGGCGAGGAGCTGGACCGGTTCGCGGCCCGGTATCCGGACACCGTCAAGGTCATCCACCAGGAGAACTCGGGCGGCCCGGCGGCACCGAGCAACCGCGCCCTGGAAGCGGCCACGGGCCGGTACGTGTACTTCATCGGTTCGGACGACCATCTGGGCACCGAGGCGCTGGAGCGCATGGTGGCGCTCGCGGACGAACGCGGGTCCGACGTGGTCGTCGGCAAGATGGTGGGGACCAACGGCCGTTACGTCCACCAGAAGCTGTACGAATCCGGAAACCCGGACATCAGCCTGTACGACTCCGCGCTCCCGTACACGCTGGCCAACACCAAGCTGTTCCGGCGGTCGCTGGTGGAGGAGCACCACCTGCGTTTCCCCGAGGACCTGCCGGTCGGCAGCGACCAGCCGTTCACCGTCGAGGCCTGCGTCCGGGCCCGCAAGATCTCGGTGCTGGGTGACTACACCTGCTACTACGCGGTCAAGCGCGGTGACGCGAGCAACATCACCTACCGGGCGGACCACCTCGCCCGGCTGCGCTGCACGGCGAAGATCATGGAGCACACCGCCGCACTCATCGGGGCGGGCCCGGAGCGCGACGCCGTCCTCAAGCGGCACTTCGAGTGGGAACTCTCCAAACTGCTGCAGAAGGACTTCACCCTTCTCCCCTTCGAGACCCGCCGCCAGGTGTGCGAGGGCGTCGCGGAACTCCTGGACGCGTACTTCACGGACGGGCTCCGCCGCATCACCGGCGTCAAGCGGCGGGTGCGCTTCGGGCTGGCCCTCGCCGGCGCCGTCGGCGAACTCACCCGCGCCATCACGCAGGAGTCCGAGAACGGCGCCCCGCCCTTCCTCCTGGAGGACGGGCGGGCCTTCGCGCTCTACCCGGGGTTCAGGGACGACGCCGTCGGGCTTCCCGACCACTTCTACGAGGTGCTGGCCGAAGGCGTGACGGGCCGGCTGGCGAAGTACACCCGGCTGGAGTCGGCCGAGTGGGAGCAGGAGGACGAGGAACTCGTCCTCGTCCTCGGCCTGCGGGTCGGTCTGGTGGGTGATACCTCCTCGGCCGTGGTCGCGCTCGTGAACGGCGCGATGCCCGCGTCGGCGGACAAGCCCGGGGCCCGCCGGCTGCCTGGGGGCGCCGGCCGCCCCGGCCCCGCCGGGGAGCTGGCCCGTGAACCGTCCGGCGACGGCAGGTCCACCCTCCTGACCGCCCGTATCCCGATCCGGCCGGCCGACGCCAGGCGCGGGGCCCGGCTCTACGTCGACGTCGCGGGCTCGACGTACGAGATCCCGGTGCGGGCCGACGGGCTGGCGATGCCGCTGGCCAGGCGCTGGGGCCGGGAGACCCCGTACCGGGCGTCCGCCAACGTCAATTCCAAGGGGCGCGTCGTCATCACCACGGCACCGCTGTGGCGGACGAACCCTTCTGCGGGCGCCAAGCTGCTCCAGAAGCTGACCAGGTCGAAGAGGAAGTAACCCGATGAACATCTGTGTAGTCGCGCTCGGCAAGATCGGCCTTCCGCTCGCCGTGCAGTTCGCCGCGAAGGGCCACAAGGTCATCGGGGCGGACGTCAACGAGAAGGTCGTGGAGCTCGTCAACGCGGCCACCGAACCGTTCCCCGGCGAGCACGGCCTGGACGCCGGGCTCAAGGAGACGGTGGGCGCGGGCCTGCTCTCCGCGACGACCGACACCACCGCCGCCGTCGCCGCGTCCGACGCCGTCGTGGTCGTCGTACCGCTGTTCGTGGACGCCGAGGGCACCCCGGACTTCGGCTGGATGGACTCGGCGACGAAGGACATCGCCGCCGGCCTCCGGCCCGGCACCCTCGTCAGCTACGAGACCACGCTGCCAGTGGGCACCACCCGCACCCGCTGGGCGCCGATGCTCGCCGAGGGCTCCGGCCTGACCCCGGGCCGTGACTTCCACCTCGTCTTCTCCCCGGAGCGCGTACTGACCGGCCGCGTCTTCGCCGACCTGCGCCGCTACCCCAAGCTGGTGGGCGGCACCGACGAGGACTCCACGCGGCGCGGTGTGGAGTTCTACGAGGCGGTCCTGGACTTCGACGAGCGTGCGGACCTGCCGCGCCCGAACGGCGTCTGGGACCTCGGCACGGCGGAGGCGTCCGAGCTGGCCAAGCTGGCGGAGACCACCTACCGCGACGTCAACATCGGCCTGGCCAACCAGTTCGCCCGGTTCGCCGACAAGAACGACATCGACGTCAAGAAGGTCATCGAGGCCTGCAACAGCCAGCCCTACAGCCACATCCACCAGCCGGGCATCGCCGTCGGCGGCCACTGCATCCCGATCTACCCCCGGATGTACCTGTGGAACGACCCGGAGGCGACCGTCGTGCGCTCGGCCCGTGAGGCCAACGCCGCGATGCCCGAGTACTCCGTCGACCTGCTGGCCGCCGCCTACGGCGACCTGGACGGGGTGGGCGTGCTGGTGCTGGGCGCCGCCTACCGCGGTGGAGTCAAGGAGACGGCGTTCTCCGGGGTCTTCGGCGTCGTCGAGGCGCTGAAGGCGCGGGGCGCGGTGCCGTTCGTCTCCGATCCCATGTACACGGCCGACGAGCTGACCGCCCACGGCCTCGTGCCGCACCAGGGCCAGACCGTCACCGCCGCGATCCTCCAGGCCGACCACGCCGAGTACCGCGAGCTGGCCGCCTCCGACCTCCCGGACGTACGCGTCCTGGTGGACGGCCGCCGCACGACGGACCCGGCGAACTGGGCGGGCGTACGGCGCGTCGTCATCGGCGGCTGAGCCCGGCGCCGGGCCGGGCGCAACATCCTCCTCTCCGCCGGCACGTCCGGCCTCCGTGAACCGAAGGATCCTTTGATGAGCACGTCCGCCAACCGGGGCAAAGCGGCCGAGCGGCCGAGGCTTGCCGTGATCGTGGCCAACGGAATCACCGGCGACTCCCGGGTGCAGAAGACGGCCCTCGCGGCGGCCCGGGCGGGCTGGGACGTCACGCTCGTGGGACGCAGCACCGGCAAGAACCGGGAGCACTCCTGGTTCGGCCCGGTCAAGGTGATCCGGGTCCCCGTGGGTAACCACTACACCCGTCGTGTCGCCGCGAGCGCCAAGGCGGGAAGCCCCCGGGCCAAGATCACCCAGTGGGGGGTCAAGGACAAGAAGGGGCTGGAGCAGCTCCGTGCCGCCCACAAGGCGTGGGTGCGGGAGCAGAGCGCCCGCGTCGGGTGGATGGGCGACTCCGCGGTCGCGGGGGTGCCGGCGGCGGGCCGCAAGGCGTGGATCAAGGCCCGGCGCGGCGCGCACCAGCTGAGGGTGCGTGCCTACCGCTGGGAGGAGGGGCAGAAGGCCCGCAGCAGGGAGAGGAACAAGGCGGCGAACGGCGACTGGCGGCACGACTGGCCCGGCCTGGTCGACCTCGACCTGGCCTTCGGCCCGGTGATCGAGGAGCTGAAGCCGGACGTCATCCATGCCAATGACGTCACCATGATCAACACCGGGGCGCTGGCGGCGGCCCGGCTCAGGGCCGCCGGACGCAAGTGCGCCTGGCTCTACGACGCCCACGAGTACGTCGCGGGCGTCGAGTGGCGGCTGCCCGTCATGGATTCCGCGTTCCCGGCGGTGGAGCGGGAGTTCATCGGCAAGGCAGACGCCGTGGTGACGGTCTCCCCGGAGATCGCGGAGATCATCCGGTCCGACCACAAGCTGCCGAAGACCCCGCTCGTCGTCCGCAACACCCCGATCCGCGGTGTGATCGGCGAGAACGCGGGCCGGGTGTCGGTCCGTGAGGCGTGCGGACTGGGCGATGACGTCCCGCTGCTCGTCTACTCGGGCTGGATCGCGTCCGAGCGCGGCCTGGGGACCGCCGTGGAAGGGCTCGCGCAGCTGCCCGACTACCACCTCGCCGTCGTGGCCGGTTTCAAGAGCGACGAGCTGACCAGGCTGCTGGAGCAGGCGACGCAGCTGGAGGTCCGTGACCGGATCCACGTGGTGCCCTACGTCGCGCAGCACGAGGTGGCCGATTACCTCTCCACCGCCGACCTGGGCCTCATCTGCTCGAAGCGGACGATCAACTACGAGCTGTCCCTGCCCACCAAGACCGCCGAGTACCTGCACGCCGGCCTCCCGATCATCGCCAGCGACGTGCAGACGCTCAGCGCCTACGTGCGTGAGCACGGCGTCGGCGAGGTGTTCGTGTCCGGCGACGCGGAGTCCTTCGTCGAGGCCGTCACCCGGGGGGTGGCCAACCGGGCCGCGATGAAGGAGCGCATCAGCGACGAGGTCCTGACGGAGCTCTCCTGGGAGCACCAGTGCGAAGGGCTGATGCGGCTCTACACGGAGATCTCCGGAAAGACGCCGCCGGGCCCCGTGCCCGACGCCCCGTGGGACGCGAAGGAGCGCCCCGCGTCCGACGACCGGGCGGAGCCCCCGGCCCTCCTGATGGGGGAGTGGACACCGCTCGGCCAGACCCCGGTCCGGCTGGGGCTCGGTCCCGCCAACTTCGCGGGCCAGCTGGCCGCCTTCGCCAGCGCCGTCTGCCGGGAACGCGCCGACGTCTCCGCGGAGGTGGTCAAGCACCGCACCTCACGGTCGTCGCAGGACTACGCCGCGGACGTGTACGTCGACGGGCGGATGCTCAAGAAGCTCGACGGCCAGCTGGAACAGGTCCAGCGCGTGCTGCCGCGCTACACGCACCTGCTCGCCGACGCGTTCCGGCCGGTGTTCGGCAGCCTCAACGGCGACAGCATCGAAGGCGACCTCCCCGCACTGCGGAAGGCGGGCATCAAGGTGGCCCTTCTCGCGCACGGGAGCGAGGTCAGGCACCCGCTGCGCCACATGGAGCGCAACCCGTACTCCCTCTTCCACGACGCCCCGGAGGGGTACGCAGAGAAGCTGCTGGCCGAGGCGGAGCGCAACCGGCGCATCGCGGAGGAGAGCGGTCTGCCGGTCTTCGTCACCACCCCCGACCTGCTCGTCGACCTCCCCATGGCGACCTGGGCGCCCCTGGTCGTGGACGTGGACGCCTGGGCGTGCGACCAGCCGGTCATGGAGCGCAAGCGCCCCGTCGTGCTGCACGCCCCGTCCGCCCGCTGGACGAAGGGGACGGACCGTGTCCTGCCGCTGCTGGAGGACCTCGACCGGCGCAAGGTGATCGAGCTCAAGCTGGCGGAGAAGCTCTCCTGGTCCAGGATCCGCAGCCTGGTGCAGGAGGCGGACATCGTCATCGACCAGTTCGCCGTCGGGATGTACGGCACCTTCGCCGTCGAGAGCATGGCGGCGGGCAAGCCGGTCATCGCGTATCTCGACAGTGCGTCCGTCGAGCTGGCCGGCGTCAATCCGCCGATCATCGACGTCGCACCGGACGGGCTCGGGGAGGCCCTGGAGCGCCTGCTGGACGACCGTCACGCGGCGGCCCGGATCGGTATCGACTCCGTGGAGTACGTACGGACGCAGCACGACGGGACGGCGACGGCCGCCGCTCTGGCGTCCTTCCTCGACTCCTGAGGAGCCCGCCCGGCCCCGGAACCGGCGCGAGGCCGGAGAAGGGGCCGGGAGCCGGACGGTGCGCGGGCCGTACCGTCCGGCTCCACGTTCAGCCGCGCAGCCCTTGCTCCAGCAGCTCCACGACCCGTACGGCGGCCGTTCCCTCTCCGTACGGGGTACCGCGGGGTGCCTGGGGGGCGGGGCGGGTGGCCAGTGCCGACCACTCGGCGGCGGGAAGCCGGTGCGGGTCCGGTACGAGGACGTTCCAGCCGCCCTCCAGGGTCTCCACCCACTCCGTCTCCGGGCGGACGGTGGTGCAGGCCCGGCCGAGCAGGAAGGTTTCCTTCTGCAGGCCCCCGGAGTCGGTCACCACGCCGGCCGACGCCATGACGGCGGCGATCAGGCCGGCGTACGGGAGGGGCCTGCCGACGTGGACCGAGCCCTGCTCCAGTTCGATGCCGTGCTCCTTGGCGCGGGCGACCAGACGCGGGTGCGCGAGCAGCGCGACGGGCACCGGCAGCCCGGCCAGCGAAGCCAGGATCGCCGACAGGCGCTCGGGGTCGTCCGTGTTGTCCGGCCGGTGCAGAGTGGCCAGCAGGAACGGCGCGCCGGCGTCGATGCCCGGGGGCAGTGCCGGGGCGGGGTGCTCCCCGGCGGCCACCGCGTCCCGGATACGCAGGCAGATGTCGACCATCACGTCCCCGGCGAGCCGTGAGCGCTCCGCGAGCCCCTCGTTCGCCAGGTGGCGCATGGCCTCCTCGGTCGGAGCCAGCAGCAGATCGGCGCAGTGGTCGGTGAGGACGCGGTTGTGCTCCTCGGGCATCCGCCGGTTGAACGACCGCAGGCCCGCCTCCAGATGCGCGACGGGGAGGTGCATCTTCACCGCGGACAGGGCGCCGGCCACCGTGGAGTTGGTGTCGCCGTACACGAGGACCCAGTCGGGCCGCTCCTCCTCCAGGACCTTGTCCATGGCGGCGAGCACCGCTCCGGTCTGCACACCGTGACTGCCCGAACCCACTCCGAGGTGGACGTCGGGGGCAGGGATGCCGAGACCGTCGAAGAACACGTCGGACAGATCGGCGTCGTAGTGCTGGCCGGTGTGCACGATGACGTGCTGATGCGGGGTGCCGGCGAAGGCTGCGGCGATGGGGGCGAGCTTCACGAGTTGGGGGCGGGCCCCGACGACGCTGAGAACCTTCACTGTTGTCCTTCTTCTTTGTGTCTGCCGAGCCCGCTCCGGGCCGGGTCCGATGGTACGTGGGGGCCTGTGGGGCACCACCACCGCAGGCCCGTCGAGGGCCGGTATGCTCGCTGGCTGCGGTATGTCTGCGGCGGGGAGAAGGCCGTGACGGCGGCTATCAGGAAAGGCGCGTACATGGAGCCCGAGAACACCACGCAGAACAAGCCCCGGGGGCGGGTCGTCATGCTCGTCGACAACGGGGTCAAGGGCGACTCGAGAGTGCAGAAGGCGGCACGGTCGGCGGCCGACGCGGGCTGGGACGTCGTGCTCTTCGGAGTCTCGCCCGACGGTGAGAAGCACTCCTGGAAGGTCGGCAGCGCGGAAGTGCGGCTGATCCCCAAGCCGGGTCCCCTCAACCCGCGGCGCCACGACATGCGCCGTCCCCTCTTTCGGCGCCCGCTCGCCTACCGCTCCCCGCAGGTGGCGCGCTACCGCGTCCAGGCCGTCAAGGCATGGCGCTCCGACCTGAGCTTCCGGCAGGCCGCGGTGAAGGCGGCCAGAGCGGGCCACCCGGGCCGCAGCGCGGGCGGCTCCAAGGCCAGGCTGCTGGTCCCGAGGGTCAGCTCCAAGGTGTACAGCAAGTGGGTCGCCCTCCGTGCCCGGGAGACCACCGACCTCCAGCAGCGCCGTTCCATGCTGGACGCCCGGCTGGACCGCGCGACGACCGCACTGTGGCAAGGGCTGATGAAGCAGCGCTCCTGGCGCCGCCTCACGCCCAACCTCTGGGACTTCGAGCTGGCGTTCGCCAAGCACATCGACAAGCTCAAGCCCGATCTCATCCACGCCCACGACTTCAAGATGCTGGGCGTCGGAGCCCGCGCCGCCGTCCGGGCCCGTGCGGCGGGCCGGCCGGTGAAGCTGGTCTGGGACGCCCACGAGTACGTACCCGGTC
This DNA window, taken from Streptomyces nitrosporeus, encodes the following:
- a CDS encoding ribonuclease E/G produces the protein MHEPNEPGATGNTEENNAPGDKLPPRRRRRAASRPAGPPSGGPGASAPVDATPAIPAGSDAEAPFAAEAAATEAGDAAPPARPRRRAVRKATAPAGAPRSGGTAEAGPTETAAESVEPAVAAGSAPADETAGTAEAAPPARPRRRAVRKATAPAGAPEAAEQIAEPAVAEEPEELEEAEEAVEAEAVEPEPVESEPVAAPRGRRRVVRKATAPAGPPQPVGSAGEPAADESAPAAEPAAAAEPAPVAEPAAAPRGRGRRRASAPAGTPQTAGTAVPEPEAVEPAAVEAPAAQAPAEEAAPAEPAAAAPRRRRATRKASAPAGAPQPTGPAAPAEELAEASAAGTGESLPAAVAEELAAETAGTTEEAAPRGRQRRRATAPAGRPEFTGRAEEPERRSRRATRPAVAVFQAPVFAEPMFQTPETAAAAAAAAGPASPYDEEDEHEERQTEERTPRRDTGRQRTAAETAPGTEETEAAPQSGSRRRRRRRGEAVETEPAATPVTLPAEETPEDEHEEDRADTGAEHEGEGDEADEYGDRPSRRRRRGGRRRRRGEAGDPEDTEQHDEPVSGAAEASDEERQDRDDEEEDDESGPSGSSSSRRRRRRRRRSSDAASEEAATGSDDPERTVVKVREPRKKEAEREPGTGFDEVRSIKGSTRMEAKKQRRREGREQGRRRVPIITEAEFLARREAVERVMVVRQSGERTQIGVLEDNVLVEHYVNKEQATSYVGNVYLGKVQNVLPSMEAAFVDIGKGRNAVLYAGEVNFEALGMAHGPRRIESALKSGQSVLVQVTKDPIGHKGARLTSQVSLPGRYLVYVPEGSMTGISRKLPDTERARLKTILKKIVPEDAGVIVRTAAEGASEEELRRDVERLQGQWEEIQKKSKSTTSSNAPTLLYGEPDMTVRVVRDIFNEDFSKVIVSGDDAWETIHGYVSQVAPDLVDRLSRWTSEVDVFATYRIDEQLMKALDRKVYLPSGGSLVIDKTEAMVVVDVNTGKFTGQGGNLEETVTKNNLEAAEEIVRQLRLRDLGGIVVVDFIDMVLESNRDLVLRRLLECLGRDRTKHQVAEVTSLGLVQMTRKRVGQGLLESFSETCVHCNGRGVIVHMEQPASTGGGGGKKSKKRGRGGAGHDHEHEHADRHEQEHAAAHDGHEEPAETEAEVAAEAAAPVALPEPEFGADEELYSSPAEAEAAARGRGRRRGGRKATAPAGAPQTAPAPAPVAEPVAASEARPEPAVEPATAEAPEPAAPEPAAPSEPAPGDGAEAPAEAAPPARTRRRATRKATAPAGSPKQADVPQPVQPVSPAAEPVAAEDPVAPAAEPPARPQDEASVQETAPEAPAAEEEAAPVAAPPRARRRVTRKVTAPAGSPAGAGEAEVVVVTGAPAAGTSEAAPVAEDGGEAAPAPAKKTVRKTAKKAPAKKATAKKTAAKTTAAKTTAAKSTAAKKTTAKKATTKKATTKKTTAKKTVAAEQSSPSVTASAPPEEG
- a CDS encoding DegT/DnrJ/EryC1/StrS family aminotransferase gives rise to the protein MTSINEQPIPAARPVIGEEEIEAAVRVLRSGRVVQGPEVAAFEEGFSGLVEGRHCVAVNSGTSALHLLLLALGIGPGDEVIVPSFSFAASANAVRLVGADVVFADIEPGSFGLDPAAVEAAVTPRTAAVMPVHLYGHPAAMDKIMPIARKHKLAVVEDACQAHAASLNGTPVGAFGEGGTFSFYPTKNMHALEGGMVTTADPELARTLRLLRNQGMEQRYANEIVGANMRMTDVAAAVGRVQLGKVGGWTEQRRANAAYLDAHITAPAVTTPPVAEGARHVYHQYTIRVRGDRDAAMAKLTEAGIGNAVYYPTPIHRLKPYWEPDQKAGRHWDLPETERAAAEVVSLPVHPSLTEGDLARIADAVNALGENL
- a CDS encoding Gfo/Idh/MocA family protein encodes the protein MTAVLRAGLIGLGSMGRNHARILAGLDGVALVGVVDPMGDKNGFAQGAPVLGTVEELLALGIDYAVVACPTALHEPVGLQLAEAGVCALIEKPLADSVEGARRLVEAFETRGLVAGVGHIERCNPALRSLRTRLEAGELGDVYQVVTRRQGPFPHRIADVGVVKDLATHDIDLTGWVTGQSYTSIAAHTVSKSGRPHEDMVSAVGQLSDGTMVNHLVNWLSPLKERFTSVTGARGCYIADTLTADLTFHSNAAVATEWEALRAFRGVSEGDMIRYAIPKREPLLVEHELFRDAVLGKPADICTLQQGLQTVEVAAAVLESASTGSAVRLGGRDSAPGGVAS